One segment of Ziziphus jujuba cultivar Dongzao chromosome 12, ASM3175591v1 DNA contains the following:
- the LOC107410065 gene encoding receptor-like protein 19 isoform X2 gives MTIPVLVSWLFLMLSIYSSLFGHVVVVVGQCLSHQQSLLLQLKHAIIFNETSSKILVNWNESSDCCTWPGITCDDDGRVIGLKLSNEQISGGIHDNSTLFNLVDLKSLDLSSNEDLQSEMPSRIGNLTNLNYLNLSNSFWFHQIPKTISLLNKLLILDLSYSDEYYCLDQQYDKGSNLSMHMFTNLTRLEELYVGCVNLSASGNEWGQALSSSLPNLRVLSLISCSLSGPIDKSLAKLQYLSVIHLDDNDLLSSKVPKFFANFSNLTTLSLSGCGLYGMFPKEIFQVPTLTILDISRNELLGGSLPEFPLDSDLQSLVLYGTNFSGSLPASIGNLGQLSRLDIYHCQFSGSLPKSMANLTQLVHLDLSSNMFTVPIPSFNMSKILMEINLSNNSLNGNIPSSLFALPSLDSIHLANNQFSGVDEFPNVSSSVLKSIDLRSNKLQVLNSIDLSSNNLRGTVPSSLFTLPSLEEIDLANNQFTGVDEFSNVSSSVLKSIDLRSNKLQGTVPSSLFALPSLESIHLGKNQFSRVDEFPNVSSSVLNSIDLSSNNLRGTVPSSLFTLPSLKEIDLANNQFTGVDEFPNVSSSVLNSIDLSSNKLQGTVPSSLFTLPSLEKIDLANNQFTGVDEFQNVSSSVLEYLGLASCKLGVFPYPIKNLALFDLDLSNNQISGEIPNWIWKVAVQLNLSHNQLVGMQEPYSLQNLSSLDLSFNQLHGKIPILPPNAFYIDLSSNNFQSSIPSDIGNNLNAVYVSLSNSGLTGVIPESICKASNLEALDLSNNTLSGKIPTCIFAMDSIVMVKLRRNNLSGPIPDAFPDNCKLEILDLYGNLLTDRIPKSLVNCHPLKVLNLGKNQMLDTFPLFLKRISTLLILILKSNRLHGSITCADNIGGWPVIEIVVVASNNFSGELPFQCLTTWGVMKGDSPFPLPSASHFSYNRAMSSFDYKDVVPVTNKRLEMDLVKVPEGFTCIDFSSNNFSGEIPKQLGLLTYLKVLNLSNNALSGHIPSSFGNMHELESLDLSRNRLNGEIPASLSNLNFLEVLDLSHNQLSGRIPKGTQIQTFSADCFQDNEGLCGPPLTPRCKNDEVDLPPKTSHEASHQNSGNEDIKWDLISAEVGFVVGFGTVIGPLVFSSRWRKRYYDRVEDIAFRILPNLILEKWLSWKMGMRK, from the exons ATGACAATTCCAGTGCTTGTTTCATGGCTTTTCTTGATGTTATCCATTTACTCATCTTTATTCGGTCATGTTGTTGTTGTGGTTGGTCAATGTCTCAGCCATCAACAATCTTTGTTGCTGCAACTCAAGCATGCCATCATCTTCAACGAAACCAGTTCCAAAATTTTGGTGAATTGGAATGAAAGCTCCGATTGTTGTACTTGGCCTGGTATAACCTGTGATGATGATGGACGTGTCATTGGTCTCAAATTGAGCAACGAACAGATATCTGGTGGGATTCATGACAACTCTACACTCTTCAACCTCGTGGACCTCAAGAGCTTGGATTTGTCTTCTAACGAAGACTTGCAATCAGAGATGCCATCAAGGATAGGTAACCTCACAAATTTGAATTATCTGAACTTGTCAAATTCTTTTTGGTTTCATCAAATCCCAAAAACAATATCACTCCTGAATAAGTTACTTATCCTTGATCTATCTTACTCTGATGAATATTACTGTCTTGATCAACAATATGACAAGGGCTCAAATTTGAGCATGCATATGTTTACAAACCTCACAAGACTTGAAGAACTATATGTTGGTTGTGTAAATCTATCAGCATCAGGGAATGAATGGGGCCAGGCTTTATCTTCTTCACTGCCTAATTTGCGAGTATTGAGTTTAATCTCTTGTTCTCTTTCtggtcctattgataagtcgctTGCCAAGCTTCAATACCTATCAGTGATTCATCTAGATGACAACGATCTTTTGTCTTCTAAAGTTCCAAAATTCTTTGcgaatttctcaaatttgactacCTTGTCTCTAAGTGGTTGCGGCTTGTATGGAATGTTTCCTAAAGAGATCTTTCAGGTACCAACACTAACGATTCTTGACATATCGAGGAATGAATTACTTGGTGGTTCTTTGCCAGAATTTCCCCTGGACAGTGATCTTCAAAGTCTGGTGCTTTACGGAACTAATTTCAGTGGGAGTTTGCCTGCTTCTATTGGCAATCTTGGTCAGTTATCCAGATTAGACATTTATCATTGTCAGTTCAGCGGTTCACTTCCAAAGTCCATGGCAAATCTCACCCAACTTGTTCATCTTGATTTATCATCAAACATGTTCACTGTTCCAATTCCATCTTTTAATATGTCCAAGATCTTGATGGAAATAAACCTATCCAATAATTCTCTCAATGGAAACATCCCTTCATCTCTGTTTGCCCTTCCATCATTAGATAGCATTCATCTTGCAAACAATCAATTTAGCGGAGTTGATGAATTTCCAAATGTATCTTCCTCAGTGTTGAAATCCATTGATTTAAGGAGCAACAAACTACAAG TGTTGAATTCCATTGATTTAAGTAGCAACAACCTACGAGGTACTGTTCCATCATCTCTGTTTACCCTTCCATCATTAGAAGAAATTGATCTTGCAAACAATCAATTTACCGGAGTTGATGAATTTTCAAATGTATCTTCCTCAGTGTTGAAATCCATTGATTTAAGGAGCAACAAACTACAAGGTACTGTTCCATCATCTCTGTTTGCCCTTCCATCATTAGAAAGCATTCATCTTGGAAAGAATCAATTTAGCAGAGTTGATGAATTTCCAAATGTATCTTCCTCAGTGTTGAATTCCATTGATTTAAGTAGCAACAACCTACGAGGTACTGTTCCATCATCTCTGTTTACCCTTCCATCATTAAAAGAAATTGATCTTGCAAACAATCAATTTACTGGAGTTGATGAATTTCCAAATGTATCTTCCTCAGTGTTGAACTCCATTGATTTAAGTAGCAACAAACTACAAGGTACTGTTCCATCATCTCTGTTTACCCTTCCATCATTAGAAAAAATTGATCTTGCAAACAATCAATTTACTGGAGTTGATGAATTTCAAAATGTATCTTCCTCAGTGTTGGAATATTTAGGCCTTGCTTCTTGCAAACTTGGAGTGTTTCCTTATCCAATTAAAAACCTTGCTCTGTTTGATTTGGACCTTTCAAACAACCAAATTTCTGGGGAGATACCTAACTGGATTTGGAAAGTTGCCGTACAATTGAATCTTTCACATAATCAACTGGTAGGCATGCAAGAACCATATTCTCTTCAAAATCTTAGTAGTCTTGATCTTAGTTTTAACCAACTCCACGGGAAGATACCCATTCTACCACCAAATGCTTTCTACATAGATTTGTCTAGCAATAACTTTCAATCTTCCATTCCATCTGACATTGGTAATAACCTCAATGCTGTATATGTATCCCTCTCAAACAGTGGCCTTACAGGAGTTATACCTGAATCAATATGCAAAGCAAGTAACCTAGAAGCTCTCGACCTGTCCAACAACACTTTGAGTGGCAAAATACCAACGTGCATTTTTGCCATGGATTCAATTGTCATGGTGAAACTTCGAAGGAACAACTTGAGCGGCCCAATTCCTGATGCATTTCCGGATAATTGCAAATTAGAGATCCTAGATCTCTATGGAAACTTACTCACAGATAGGATTCCAAAATCTCTGGTCAACTGTCATCCTTTGAAGGTTTTAAACCTTGGGAAAAATCAAATGCTGGAcacttttccactatttttgaaaagaatatcTACATTGCTCATCCTTATTTTGAAATCAAATAGATTGCATGGCAGCATTACATGTGCTGACAACATTGGCGGTTGGCCAGTGATTGAAATTGTGGTTGTAGCTTCCAACAATTTCAGTGGTGAACTACCATTTCAATGCTTAACAACATGGGGTGTAATGAAAGGTGATTCACCATTTCCATTGCCATCCGCATCCCACTTTAGTTATAACAGAGCAATGAGTAGTTTTGACTATAAAGATGTAGTACCAGTTACCAACAAACGTCTAGAAATGGACCTGGTAAAGGTACCCGAGGGATTCACTTGCATTGACTTTTCAAGCAACAACTTCTCTGGTGAAATCCCAAAACAACTGGGACTACTCACATATCTGAAGGTACTCAACTTGTCCAATAATGCTCTCAGCGGTCATATCCCATCATCTTTTGGCAACATGCATGAGTTGGAGTCATTAGACCTCTCGAGGAATCGTCTGAATGGAGAAATCCCAGCATCACTTTCGAATTTGAATTTCCTTGAAGTCCTAGACCTGTCGCATAATCAGCTTTCTGGAAGAATCCCCAAGGGTACTCAAATTCAAACCTTTTCAGCTGATTGTTTTCAGGATAATGAAGGATTATGTGGGCCTCCTTTGACACCACGTTGCAAAAATGATGAGGTTGATCTGCCACCAAAAACATCTCATGAAGCCAGTCATCAAAACTCTGGCAACGAAGACATCAAATGGGATCTAATAAGTGCCGAAGTTGGTTTTGTTGTTGGATTTGGAACTGTGATTGGGCCTCTTGTGTTTTCCAGCAGATGGAGGAAGCGCTATTACGACCGTGTTGAGGACATTGCGTTTAGGATTTTACCTAATCTGATTCTTGAGAAATGGTTGTCATGGAAGATGGGAATGCGAAAATAA
- the LOC107410065 gene encoding receptor-like protein 7 isoform X14, translating to MHMFTNLTRLEELYVGCVNLSASGNEWGQALSSSLPNLRVLSLISCSLSGPIDKSLAKLQYLSVIHLDDNDLLSSKVPKFFANFSNLTTLSLSGCGLYGMFPKEIFQVPTLTILDISRNELLGGSLPEFPLDSDLQSLVLYGTNFSGSLPASIGNLGQLSRLDIYHCQFSGSLPKSMANLTQLVHLDLSSNMFTVPIPSFNMSKILMEINLSNNSLNGNIPSSLFALPSLDSIHLANNQFSGVDEFPNVSSSVLKSIDLRSNKLQGTVPSSLFALPSLESIHLGKNQFSRVDEFPNVSSSVLNSIDLSSNNLRGTVPSSLFTLPSLEEIDLANNQFTGVDEFSNVSSSVLKSIDLRSNKLQGTVPSSLFALPSLESIHLGKNQFSRVDEFPNVSSSVLNSIDLSSNNLRGTVPSSLFTLPSLKEIDLANNQFTGVDEFPNVSSSVLNSIDLSSNKLQGTVPSSLFTLPSLEKIDLANNQFTGVDEFQNVSSSVLEYLGLASCKLGVFPYPIKNLALFDLDLSNNQISGEIPNWIWKVAVQLNLSHNQLVGMQEPYSLQNLSSLDLSFNQLHGKIPILPPNAFYIDLSSNNFQSSIPSDIGNNLNAVYVSLSNSGLTGVIPESICKASNLEALDLSNNTLSGKIPTCIFAMDSIVMVKLRRNNLSGPIPDAFPDNCKLEILDLYGNLLTDRIPKSLVNCHPLKVLNLGKNQMLDTFPLFLKRISTLLILILKSNRLHGSITCADNIGGWPVIEIVVVASNNFSGELPFQCLTTWGVMKGDSPFPLPSASHFSYNRAMSSFDYKDVVPVTNKRLEMDLVKVPEGFTCIDFSSNNFSGEIPKQLGLLTYLKVLNLSNNALSGHIPSSFGNMHELESLDLSRNRLNGEIPASLSNLNFLEVLDLSHNQLSGRIPKGTQIQTFSADCFQDNEGLCGPPLTPRCKNDEVDLPPKTSHEASHQNSGNEDIKWDLISAEVGFVVGFGTVIGPLVFSSRWRKRYYDRVEDIAFRILPNLILEKWLSWKMGMRK from the coding sequence ATGCATATGTTTACAAACCTCACAAGACTTGAAGAACTATATGTTGGTTGTGTAAATCTATCAGCATCAGGGAATGAATGGGGCCAGGCTTTATCTTCTTCACTGCCTAATTTGCGAGTATTGAGTTTAATCTCTTGTTCTCTTTCtggtcctattgataagtcgctTGCCAAGCTTCAATACCTATCAGTGATTCATCTAGATGACAACGATCTTTTGTCTTCTAAAGTTCCAAAATTCTTTGcgaatttctcaaatttgactacCTTGTCTCTAAGTGGTTGCGGCTTGTATGGAATGTTTCCTAAAGAGATCTTTCAGGTACCAACACTAACGATTCTTGACATATCGAGGAATGAATTACTTGGTGGTTCTTTGCCAGAATTTCCCCTGGACAGTGATCTTCAAAGTCTGGTGCTTTACGGAACTAATTTCAGTGGGAGTTTGCCTGCTTCTATTGGCAATCTTGGTCAGTTATCCAGATTAGACATTTATCATTGTCAGTTCAGCGGTTCACTTCCAAAGTCCATGGCAAATCTCACCCAACTTGTTCATCTTGATTTATCATCAAACATGTTCACTGTTCCAATTCCATCTTTTAATATGTCCAAGATCTTGATGGAAATAAACCTATCCAATAATTCTCTCAATGGAAACATCCCTTCATCTCTGTTTGCCCTTCCATCATTAGATAGCATTCATCTTGCAAACAATCAATTTAGCGGAGTTGATGAATTTCCAAATGTATCTTCCTCAGTGTTGAAATCCATTGATTTAAGGAGCAACAAACTACAAGGTACTGTTCCATCATCTTTGTTTGCCCTTCCATCATTAGAAAGCATTCATCTTGGAAAGAATCAATTTAGCAGAGTTGATGAATTTCCAAATGTATCTTCCTCAGTGTTGAATTCCATTGATTTAAGTAGCAACAACCTACGAGGTACTGTTCCATCATCTCTGTTTACCCTTCCATCATTAGAAGAAATTGATCTTGCAAACAATCAATTTACCGGAGTTGATGAATTTTCAAATGTATCTTCCTCAGTGTTGAAATCCATTGATTTAAGGAGCAACAAACTACAAGGTACTGTTCCATCATCTCTGTTTGCCCTTCCATCATTAGAAAGCATTCATCTTGGAAAGAATCAATTTAGCAGAGTTGATGAATTTCCAAATGTATCTTCCTCAGTGTTGAATTCCATTGATTTAAGTAGCAACAACCTACGAGGTACTGTTCCATCATCTCTGTTTACCCTTCCATCATTAAAAGAAATTGATCTTGCAAACAATCAATTTACTGGAGTTGATGAATTTCCAAATGTATCTTCCTCAGTGTTGAACTCCATTGATTTAAGTAGCAACAAACTACAAGGTACTGTTCCATCATCTCTGTTTACCCTTCCATCATTAGAAAAAATTGATCTTGCAAACAATCAATTTACTGGAGTTGATGAATTTCAAAATGTATCTTCCTCAGTGTTGGAATATTTAGGCCTTGCTTCTTGCAAACTTGGAGTGTTTCCTTATCCAATTAAAAACCTTGCTCTGTTTGATTTGGACCTTTCAAACAACCAAATTTCTGGGGAGATACCTAACTGGATTTGGAAAGTTGCCGTACAATTGAATCTTTCACATAATCAACTGGTAGGCATGCAAGAACCATATTCTCTTCAAAATCTTAGTAGTCTTGATCTTAGTTTTAACCAACTCCACGGGAAGATACCCATTCTACCACCAAATGCTTTCTACATAGATTTGTCTAGCAATAACTTTCAATCTTCCATTCCATCTGACATTGGTAATAACCTCAATGCTGTATATGTATCCCTCTCAAACAGTGGCCTTACAGGAGTTATACCTGAATCAATATGCAAAGCAAGTAACCTAGAAGCTCTCGACCTGTCCAACAACACTTTGAGTGGCAAAATACCAACGTGCATTTTTGCCATGGATTCAATTGTCATGGTGAAACTTCGAAGGAACAACTTGAGCGGCCCAATTCCTGATGCATTTCCGGATAATTGCAAATTAGAGATCCTAGATCTCTATGGAAACTTACTCACAGATAGGATTCCAAAATCTCTGGTCAACTGTCATCCTTTGAAGGTTTTAAACCTTGGGAAAAATCAAATGCTGGAcacttttccactatttttgaaaagaatatcTACATTGCTCATCCTTATTTTGAAATCAAATAGATTGCATGGCAGCATTACATGTGCTGACAACATTGGCGGTTGGCCAGTGATTGAAATTGTGGTTGTAGCTTCCAACAATTTCAGTGGTGAACTACCATTTCAATGCTTAACAACATGGGGTGTAATGAAAGGTGATTCACCATTTCCATTGCCATCCGCATCCCACTTTAGTTATAACAGAGCAATGAGTAGTTTTGACTATAAAGATGTAGTACCAGTTACCAACAAACGTCTAGAAATGGACCTGGTAAAGGTACCCGAGGGATTCACTTGCATTGACTTTTCAAGCAACAACTTCTCTGGTGAAATCCCAAAACAACTGGGACTACTCACATATCTGAAGGTACTCAACTTGTCCAATAATGCTCTCAGCGGTCATATCCCATCATCTTTTGGCAACATGCATGAGTTGGAGTCATTAGACCTCTCGAGGAATCGTCTGAATGGAGAAATCCCAGCATCACTTTCGAATTTGAATTTCCTTGAAGTCCTAGACCTGTCGCATAATCAGCTTTCTGGAAGAATCCCCAAGGGTACTCAAATTCAAACCTTTTCAGCTGATTGTTTTCAGGATAATGAAGGATTATGTGGGCCTCCTTTGACACCACGTTGCAAAAATGATGAGGTTGATCTGCCACCAAAAACATCTCATGAAGCCAGTCATCAAAACTCTGGCAACGAAGACATCAAATGGGATCTAATAAGTGCCGAAGTTGGTTTTGTTGTTGGATTTGGAACTGTGATTGGGCCTCTTGTGTTTTCCAGCAGATGGAGGAAGCGCTATTACGACCGTGTTGAGGACATTGCGTTTAGGATTTTACCTAATCTGATTCTTGAGAAATGGTTGTCATGGAAGATGGGAATGCGAAAATAA